tatgtatccctttaggatttagaagaatcaaaattttcatttataagttgagagaagggagattgaggtgatttggtcatgtgaagcatagacgtaggaaagctccaattagacaagtagagcatattgggttgaggatagaatgaaaataataggtagacctaaactgacttgaagtagaatagtacaacatgacctagaagcattatacatttccgaggatttaacccaaaatcgtttaaagtgaagaaagagaattcatatagccgaccccaataaatttttgagataaaaacttagttgaattgagtattatttgccattttttaaaaaattatataataattgataattaaaaaaatataaaagaaaaaaaaatcaaaatagagggtattgaaaattttattgaagatataaaataataacagagtaattgagattgtattaaaaatttcagtgagtataaaagtaataaattagggaaattgtgaaagtactgaaaattaaaaggagtgtagaaaataattatttacaaaatttgagagaaattgaaagagtaaTAAGAATTAAAGAGTgtgtagagaataattgtgtagagaattaattatatatatatatatatatatatatatatatatatatatatataaatgaattaggagtagagtgaagtatttattgaatttttttgtatttaaatcgccGGTTTGGTCTGGTTCGGAATCGTCGGTTCAATTCGGTTCGGAACCGCTGATTCACGGCTTCTAAaaattatgaacctgaaccaaactgtAGAAAGAAGGTTTCGGTCCGGTTTGAAGTCGATTTCAATTTTGACCAGTTTCGATTCGGTTTTGACCGAATCGATTCCGGTTCGAAACtggaccgtggccacccctagttGCTAGCTTTCCCTTGAGAGATGTATAAATTATTGAGTATGAAATTTCTTGATAACATTGCTTGTTAGAAGCCTTTTTCAGTTCTGTTAAAAGAAATGAACAATTGAAGTATATCAAGTGATTGGGGAAAACGACCAAAAGCATGCGTTTGCCGGGAGTCGAACCCGGGTCTATTGCTTGGAAGGCAATTATCCTAACCGTTGGACTACAAACGCTTGTTGAAATAAGAGGTAAATGTTAGAATTGACTAGTGAAAAATTTACAACACTGAGATGAGCGATACGGGTAAGAGTCAGTACTTAGCAGTAGACGAAAATGCAGTCTCAGCGGTTGGACAAACAATACCATGGAAGCTTTCTCCAAGTCTTATCATGACGTCCAAGAGAATGAAGAAGCTCTAAAATTGGCTGCTTTGGACTCTGGAGAGACTGCCTGCGTATCTACGCATAAAAAGAGGTATACTCAATGAGAAAGAGACTGGCATAATTGCAAAGAAATCCACTGGAGCGCTAGTGAAAATTGCAAAGTTCTTTGAAATCACGCAGATCTTCACAAACAGGAAGCAGCTATATATATATTTACTCTTGAACTCAAGCAGCAACAATCCCCATTCATACCATAGGAAACTCAATAAATCATCAGTGATTCACCAAGATCACATAAAGGCTCAAAAAGCATGTTAAAACCATAATTATGTTACAGTAACCACCAATAGTAAGTAGAGGAGATGGAGAGAAAGCACAAGGAGACTCAAGGGCTACACCTTAACCAAATATCGCCTCAACTTGAGGATGTGTTCAGTATTATTGGACTAGGATGAAGCCTAGTTGATTAAATCCGGGACATTGAAATATCTTCATGGAATAAATAATTTGGTTTAAAATATCTGCTGCTCATACAAAAGCTAAAATACAATGAGACAGATTAAACTCCTACCAAGCAACAAATTATGCTACCAACTTGCTGCCGCATATGTTACAGTTGAACTCGAATCTCTCAATATCTAAAACTACAACAACGACTTTAAATTggagaacaaaaagaaagaaagaagaaactgAAAAAGCATTCGTGCCCATCTCAATTTGCCAAGCTATCCAAGATGCTTTGCAACTCCCTCAAACCCTCAGCAGAGAAGCTCCTATGCACCCTTGGGCGTGGGGCAATTAAGTTAGGGGGAGGCTCAGATCTGAAGCAAACCACAACAACAGCTAAATTATCCCCACTTTTCCTTTTCAAAGCTTCATCAACCAGATCTTTGCTACACGTGAGTGGGTCATTGTGCTCCTGAAGCCTCCGCCTGGCAAAATCCACAGCATTTTGGCTCCTAAACACATCCCAGAGCCCATCACAACCTATAATAAGGAATTCATCCTCTGCTGTCAGTTCTGTAGTCATAAGCTCTGGTTCTGCACTAAGTGGCCCACCATCTGTACCTTTCATTTCTTCCATGTGCCAGTCTCCTATAGCACGAGCCACATTAAGTAGACCATTGAGGTAACCATCAAAAACATGTCCCCCTGACGCCTCAATACGCTTCCTCTCTTTGCTGCAAGTTGGTTTATGATCCCTAGACATTTCAATTGCTTTGCCACGACGGCATAACACTGCTCGGCAGTCTCCAGCATTTGCCACCACCAACAACCTGTCATCAGAGACTAATATCAAGAAAGTATACATAACCAACATCACATGATTACAATTTTGAGCACTCATGAACAAGCTTTCAGAGATGAGGAAAAAGAGCACCAGAAGATGCCAGTGCAATATTATGGATGATTGAATTTGGGAATGTGACCAAAGGGAAGCCTGCACTCATTTAGCTGCAGCTTCTCGTGATTTTCAATCAATCAAAGATTATCAAATTCTAAAAGATATGTGCCACAAACTGGTTTTCTCATGAATATTAAATCCGGCTTAACCATTTTTGGCTCAATATAGCCTGCATAGCTCTTACGTTTGGCTTCTCGGTTACACATTAAAGCACAAAGTACATAGATCATTAAGAATTGACCCAGTAGAATGCACTTCTACATACCATTAAAAGTCATGATCGATAACCATAAACTGAATACAACATAAGGATCCAAATAACCTCTAAGTTTAGCCCTAGAAAGGACACTAAAAGGTGTAATatgaaaaaaaatagagaaattagTTGAAGAGATTAGTAAGCCATAAGATAGCACTATTTGTGGGTTAGATGAACACAAACCTCCCAATGACAAGAGCTGCCAGTGCAGTCGTGCCAGAAGCAAGGGCTGTATCCAGGGAGCAAGCCTTTGCAAAAGCAGCATCAGTTTGCAGAAATGCAGAAGCAACAACCCTCTCAATCTCCCTTGGGAAGTCTTCATCCTCAACAATGAACTTTGGCAAATGCAAGCATGCAAAGTCTGCCGCATGTTTTCCTCCATGTCCATCAAACACCTAACCGTCAGTATAAAAATAATGTTAAATTGCCCAAATATTGAATCTCAAAAATAAATGCAAGACCAAAACTATTATTTGCATATGATTTGTCTTGCATCCCAGGCAACACTGTCACAACACTAACAATGATCAGAACCACCATCATCAAAATACATCCCAAAGCATAACCTCTCAGAATTTGAcaccataaaattaaaaaatataaatatatgatggAATAATTGATAATATGCAAGCACATCAAGAATCATGAGTATAAGAGAAGAAAAATACCCCATAGAAGGAATTAGGCCCACTGACTACATTATTGAGTCCATAGTCACTCATAAAATTGTCAATGCATATATATACATCTTCCATGCTGGTGCGAAAGCCAATGTCCTTCCATGCTCCAGAACGGACAATAGGAATGAAGTCAGTGTTGTGATTTTCTACGCCAAGATCAGGTTCAACAGAGATATCTGATGTCCTTGTTTTCACCTGCCAAATTTCTTGTAAAAAACCTCAACAAAAACAAATGTAGAAGAACAGTAGTCGAACAATTTTGCCAATGCTCtgcttccataagccaaaaagatcaaacagaaaaggaaaaataaCAGATCATGTTAAAACAAGGCAAGGAAACAAATAATAAAATGGCTCACAGAAACATCGACATAATAAAAGCCATTTGTACCCACCAGCTCAACTTAGCATCTACGCAAAAGAACAAAATCTCTAGCAAAAAGCTCAATATGAAGATATGCATGGGAATAAAGTATCATCATTCCTTGGTACAGGCAAAATTGTAAAATTAAATTGCATACATTTAGACCATGCCATTGGAGATGGTGCCTAATGGAACAACAGAAGAAATCACTGACAATGTGATAAAGAAAGCTTCAACTGATAATTTGCAACCTAAAATGAACAAAAAAGATAAAGAAAACCTATAGAGTAAATATCAAATTTCACAATAATAGCTAATCATACAGAAACTTGGGCAATGAACACGCTAAATAATATCTACCTTCATCATTTTCCATCATTAAAAAGCATGTTTAGAAATATGGTCAGATTGCTAAAAGTGGATACACAGTTTATTCAGGTCATCTAAACTCTACAAACCGTTAATCCAACCAGTTGGATGAGCTATTTAAGAATCCGGTGCTCATAATTCAGCTCTATGAAAAACCACATATACTAATTACAACTATTGTTGCCAGAATGATGTAGAAATGAGAAAAACCAATTATGATGATAGCTCATCTCAACTCCAGAAAAAGGCAGTTTGTCATCGTTTTGCCCAGAACAGTTTCCAACTTTTTAAGAGCACATGGCATATGCCTCTCTTCACTTCAGCTTAAAAATATAacccaaaaaaagaaaaagaaaaaaggaataaTAAGGGATAAGTAATAATAAAGATGGTCTATACCAGGAAGCTGGGAATTTCATTCAATCAAAACAAAAACCacactttaattaaaaaaaaaaaaaaagttttttacTGGATGACAATAACAAATTAGAGCAAACAAACAATTGCATTACCTagtaacaattaaaaaaaaaatcccgaATGAGAAAGTGCAGAAATTTTTAGAAAGGAACTCACAAGGGACTGGTGCCGAACAAGCGTCTTCTTACACGAAACGGTAACGTTATCAATGCTAAAACGCTGTCGACACGCTTCAGAGAGAGGATTCGGAGGCCGACCCTCGCTGGAGCTGCCATTCTCCCCAATTCCACCAAACCCTTTGCTTCCCTCCATTTTCACATACCTCTATTCAGTACCAAACCACAACttcaaaatctcaaattttccaAAAAAATCTGTTTCAGAGTAACTCACTGAGTCTGACTGAGTTAACTCGAATATAAACCGGATGCTAACAGCTTAAACAAGTGGAGTTTAAATTGAGAGAGTAATGTGAAAGGACTTATTGAATCAGTCAATGAGTTGACTCAGCTGCAAAGTTTAGGATATAATGAGCAAACAGAAGTGCTGATCCAGGATTTCAATAATGTGAAGACTATGGTTGATTTGGGAATTTATTAGGGTTTTCAAGTGGCGAAGAAGGAGGAGAAG
The sequence above is a segment of the Hevea brasiliensis isolate MT/VB/25A 57/8 chromosome 11, ASM3005281v1, whole genome shotgun sequence genome. Coding sequences within it:
- the LOC110637316 gene encoding probable protein phosphatase 2C 22, with product MEGSKGFGGIGENGSSSEGRPPNPLSEACRQRFSIDNVTVSCKKTLVRHQSLVKTRTSDISVEPDLGVENHNTDFIPIVRSGAWKDIGFRTSMEDVYICIDNFMSDYGLNNVVSGPNSFYGVFDGHGGKHAADFACLHLPKFIVEDEDFPREIERVVASAFLQTDAAFAKACSLDTALASGTTALAALVIGRLLVVANAGDCRAVLCRRGKAIEMSRDHKPTCSKERKRIEASGGHVFDGYLNGLLNVARAIGDWHMEEMKGTDGGPLSAEPELMTTELTAEDEFLIIGCDGLWDVFRSQNAVDFARRRLQEHNDPLTCSKDLVDEALKRKSGDNLAVVVVCFRSEPPPNLIAPRPRVHRSFSAEGLRELQSILDSLAN